The Agaribacterium sp. ZY112 genome includes the window TTATTTGGATGCCCAGTGACATAGATACGGTAAAAGCCTTTGGTAACATGGGTGGGGTGTATTACAGCGTAAACGAGTTAAGAGAGGGGGATAGTGGCGTGTCCCCGTGGGCCATCAGTTCGGATATAGATTCTCTCGCTAGTCAAGATATAGCAAACATGGCTCCGCAGGTATTTTTTCTCGGCTATAACGGCGCAGCTTGGATGAAGGAGCAGTTTCCTGAACTCTGGGAAGTGGGACGTAATTTTGTGCCTTTTGATATCGATAGCCCTTTGATTCGCAGTTGGTATAGAGCCTTATTTGAAGGGTATATGCCAGAAGTAAGCATAAGTACCGATACTTTGCGTATTCATCTCTTGGCAAATGAGCCACATTTTGCTACTCGGGAGGGTGGTTGGTTGGCCGAAAACGGGTTATCTGAAAACAGCATGCTTAAATATCAGGCTTGGCTAGAAGATAAATACAGCAATGACATTCAAGCTTTAAACAGTGCTTATGGAGCAACCCATGCCGACTTTAGTGCAGCAAAAGAGGCCATGCCTGTACCTGTGCCTAAGTCTTTACAGGGCGGTGCTCAATGGTATGACTGGTGTCGATTTAATATGGCGCGTGTCACGAATTGGTTTCAATTTTTAGCCGATGGCACACAAGAACATGATGTAGCTGATTCACCGGTAACAATTAAATTACTGGGGGGGCAGTTAGTTGAGCGCTGGCGCGATCACGGTATGGATATGGAGGCCTTGGTTAAATTACAAGGTGTGTTGGGTTCGGATTTTACGCTAGGCCCTCATGATTTATTAAACATTAATATGTCGGCGGCAAGTCTTGAATGGCGAGAGCGCTATGCGATGGATTGGCGAGAGCAATCTATGGGTTTGGATTTTGCTAAGTCCATTGCTCCGGGTAAGCCCTTTTATGATTCAGAGTGGCATGGCCTTTCTGGTAAATGGCAGCATTTTGATATGGACCCTGCTTATGTACGCTCTGCTTTATGGTTGGCTATTAATCATGGTATGAATGCGGTTAATGCTTGGGTTTGGGGGCGAAGAAATGACGGTGATATGCGCCCAGTGAATTCTATTTTTGTATCAGAGCCTACTACTCAGCCCTTAATGATGGATGCATTTGGACGTACTATGAAAGAGCTGAATGCACATGCGGAACGCTTTTCATATTTAGCGGCGGATGAGCGTGAAGTGTATTTTTATTACCTTGAAGATTCGGCTATTCAAGACCTCAGTTACATTGAAAGCCTTGTGTCTGTATATGAAGCGGTTAAATTACTGAATGTGCAGGTTGGTTTTACTACACCAAGCGAAATTAGCACGTTGTCAAATGACAAACTGCTTATTGTTAGCCCAAGTATTTACGCTTCACAAAGTGCACTTGATGCGTTGGCCTCGTTTGACGGTAAAGCTATTCTTGTTAATGAAGGTGTGAGTTTTAGTAAAACAGAGTTGGGGCTTGATAGAACTCCTGTAGATTTTGATGCATGGGCCGAGCTAGCTTTTAGCGATGTACTTACCATGTACGAGCAACTTGAAGGGCTTATTCGCAGTGAGCTTAATTCTGCCTATATCGATTATCAAGTATTAGATATGGCTGGTGAGCCATCGTGGGGAGTCTTTGTTAGGCAATACCAACATGCTAATACTGGTCAAGTAGTGCTCTCTTTAATAAATATTGCAAAAGGCCCTAGACAAGTTGTGTTGAATCTTCCAAATGGAGTAAGCACGGTACAAGATCTTATTTACGGCAAAGATGTAAATGCGGAAATAGAGCTAGATATATATGGCGTGAGTTTATTGCAGATTGAGCCTGAGCTAGTTGTTGCTTCACCCCAGCCTTCTGCTTCCCAAGGGCCTACGCCAGTAGTGTCTCTTTTACCTGAACCAGAACCCAGCCTTGAGCCAGTCGCAAATCCAGAACCTTCAATGTCACAAGACCCATCAGTAAAAGCTTCTGTGTTACCTAAGCCGCTGCAGGGCTCCGGCGGAGGTAGTATGGGGTTACTTATGTTCTCGCTTTTGTGTTTGCTTCTAGGCTGTAAGTGTAATGGTTTTGGGCGTAATAGCCTTCGGGATAGGTATTAGATATCGAAGGTTTTAAGAGTGGATTACATTCTTCGTTAAAGCGGATAAGTTAAAAACAAAAAATGCAGGGCATTTACGCTAAAGTGCAGGCCTATGGCGTAAGTTATGTTTTTTGTTAGGGCGTAGATTAGTCCATAAGCAAACCCAGCAAGCCCAAAGACAATAAGCATATTTAAACTGGATGGGAAATGTGTGAGTATAAAGATAAGGGTGCACAGGGCTAAGGGCAGGCCCTCTCGTATTAGTTTATTCTCTGTAAATTTGGATACGGCTCGTAAGCATTCCCCCTGTAGCAATAAGCGCATAAAGGCTTCTTCCGCAAGGCAGGTGACACTTAAGTTGACGGCTAAGAAACTCAGGATTACAAACAAAGTTTTGGTGTGAACTTGTAGGTCTAATAAGTGCCATGCCAAGGTATTTATCATCAGCGCGCAAACTAACATAGTTAGAATAATCTGCCAGGGTGCTGTCTTTAGGCTCGGTTTCTTAATGCTTATAGGCAATAAAAAGACAAGTACGGCTATGCCAGCAAGTACTTTGGCTGTATTTAAATAAAGCGCAAAGGCTTGGCCTTCAGTATGTAAAGCATCGACATTAAAAACGAGTGGGTAGTTAAAGCCTTCAGGCCTGTAAAGGCCAATCGTTAAACCCACAATAAACACGGTTAACCATAAGGCACTGCTTTGCAGCGCTGACTTTTGTACAAGTGCTTTGCGATAAAAAACAAGGGCCAAGCAGAGAGTACAAACTAGCAGCAAGGACTGCCAAGCGAGCACTCCGCATAGGCTTAATAGGCTTGCACTGGCTAGCAATATACTCAGTGGCTTTTTATAGGCTGTTAAAGCTTGGCTCATGACTGTCCTTGTCGACTTTTTGTGATTAACTACTTTTGGGCGAGGCGAGTTCGCTAGTGGCTGATGTGCTGGTTTGGGTCGTTTCTTAGGGGCTGGTTTAAGCACCGCGGTTACGCTTTTTTACTTTGCTTAGTGCAGCCCGAAGTTTAACAAAAGAAAGTGTGAGCGTGTCGTACTTATTGCTTATAGCCTTCTTTGACGCCCTATGATTTACTTCTGCGTGCTTTGTTTTTGACGACATAGATGTCGTTCATCAAGTTACCGTCAGCTTCATACAGGCTCAGTGTGATAAAAGAAAGCTTGTGATAAATTCTGTTTAAGACCTATTCAAGGAAGGCCCTATGTTTATTTCTACTCCCTCTCGTTTTTTAAAGCACATTAGCATGGCACTAGGTTTGGCTATTACCACTTCGTCTTATGCTGCTGGCCCTGATGAGCAGATGATTGTAAATATGCTTGAAGCTGAATACAAAAACGGTGGCTTTAAGCAGGGTGCCGATTGTTTAGGTATTTCTGAGAAAAAACTGCTTGATGCGCTTAAGGCCAATACTCTACGTTGTTTTCAGTCCGGTTCGATGGACGATGATTGTATGGAAGAGGGCTTTCAAGCAAGTTTAGGTGTCAGCGAAAGTAAGTTTGAGCACTGCGAACAGTTGGCTGAGGCCGAAGAGGGCAGCAATGGCTTTGAAAGCGAAGCCGATGCTCTTATGGAGCAGTTGGATGATATCTACGATGAGCTTGACGGTCGCGAACCTAGCGCACAACAGCAGGCTCAAATAGCCATGTTAGAAGACAGGCTTAAGCAGAGCTTTACTGAGCAGCGAGAGCATAGTTTGGAAGAAATGAGTGACGCTGTTGAGTTAATGGCTAAAAGCTCGGCTGGCACCGAAGGCAGCATCACCTTACCTCTTTACCCTAAGGCATCCATGATGATTCATATGGTGGCGGGCGTAGAGATGGGGGGGGTACAATCTCTACCTGCTGCCACCTTTGCCTCTGCCGATACACAAGAACGTATTATTGCTTTCTATAAAAAGAAGCTACCTAATTTTGAATACAAAGATTTAGGAGGCGCGGGCTACCTGTTTATGAAGGAGATGCCCGAAAACTTCAATATGATGAGCAATTTAGAAGACTTTATGACGACACCGCATGTTTTTATTTCGTCAGCAAAAGCTGGGGGAGGGGCACCTGCCGGTACTCAAAGCATGATTGAAGTGGCTTATAAAAAGTAAGTACTCTGTTTGAGTTAAAAAGTTTACATTTGAAACAAAGTCCATCTTGGCGACAATAAGAGGGTATGGACAAACAACAACTACTTTTTAGTGCTTTTATTCGTCAGCATCAAGCCAGACTTAGGGCTTATATCCGTGGTCTTGGTGTGAAAGTCGAGGCGGTGGATGATCTTGCTCAAGAAAGCTTTTTACTCGCTTATAAAGAGCTGGATCGCTTTGATCAGCAGCTCGATTTTGGTCACTGGCTCTTTGGTATTGCACGTAACTTAGTGCGTAATGAATTGCGCAAG containing:
- a CDS encoding lysostaphin resistance A-like protein codes for the protein MSQALTAYKKPLSILLASASLLSLCGVLAWQSLLLVCTLCLALVFYRKALVQKSALQSSALWLTVFIVGLTIGLYRPEGFNYPLVFNVDALHTEGQAFALYLNTAKVLAGIAVLVFLLPISIKKPSLKTAPWQIILTMLVCALMINTLAWHLLDLQVHTKTLFVILSFLAVNLSVTCLAEEAFMRLLLQGECLRAVSKFTENKLIREGLPLALCTLIFILTHFPSSLNMLIVFGLAGFAYGLIYALTKNITYAIGLHFSVNALHFLFLTYPL
- a CDS encoding beta-galactosidase; translation: MSLGLQAWQGTTDDATFHGLKSELESKRDDLLTLIETAELQGINVDYAYVSQVVIERFLIYSQFDRANPNLIQDAVDALWWGERVEDNYSTTLAFEQLADSIELADSAIEELQAQIDGNIQLADPVDFSQGSMSISDGEFLLDGKPVFPSSFIWMPSDIDTVKAFGNMGGVYYSVNELREGDSGVSPWAISSDIDSLASQDIANMAPQVFFLGYNGAAWMKEQFPELWEVGRNFVPFDIDSPLIRSWYRALFEGYMPEVSISTDTLRIHLLANEPHFATREGGWLAENGLSENSMLKYQAWLEDKYSNDIQALNSAYGATHADFSAAKEAMPVPVPKSLQGGAQWYDWCRFNMARVTNWFQFLADGTQEHDVADSPVTIKLLGGQLVERWRDHGMDMEALVKLQGVLGSDFTLGPHDLLNINMSAASLEWRERYAMDWREQSMGLDFAKSIAPGKPFYDSEWHGLSGKWQHFDMDPAYVRSALWLAINHGMNAVNAWVWGRRNDGDMRPVNSIFVSEPTTQPLMMDAFGRTMKELNAHAERFSYLAADEREVYFYYLEDSAIQDLSYIESLVSVYEAVKLLNVQVGFTTPSEISTLSNDKLLIVSPSIYASQSALDALASFDGKAILVNEGVSFSKTELGLDRTPVDFDAWAELAFSDVLTMYEQLEGLIRSELNSAYIDYQVLDMAGEPSWGVFVRQYQHANTGQVVLSLINIAKGPRQVVLNLPNGVSTVQDLIYGKDVNAEIELDIYGVSLLQIEPELVVASPQPSASQGPTPVVSLLPEPEPSLEPVANPEPSMSQDPSVKASVLPKPLQGSGGGSMGLLMFSLLCLLLGCKCNGFGRNSLRDRY